A stretch of Vairimorpha necatrix chromosome 2, complete sequence DNA encodes these proteins:
- a CDS encoding putative SP-containing protein, protein MLFMFLYSITIFCSDYIFIYPINDTEISFYVSLNNLDNELQLSLLIHELSILDTLKSCVNRYIGEWFEVGINNPPHYFKPVDISVYQEIEDLLQSVQFNTMEELVTAESFFRNEYILKTTFTPRKFKSYYIERLQVKKGNPEFIFKKSEEKVENDTKLYEKVQFFDEDFYHTEDKTPLKFKTTKEAEKIEKIYDDYCKKGLKLGINRDNIPKTINTLLVEDVKKQNELKKPDEKVLQGYTPNSKINIDNYIFQPNNKDGLNAKVTEQDINSNLDNENKLHNNKNEYLNKV, encoded by the exons ATGTTATTTATGTTCTTATATTcaattacaatattttgttctgattacatttttatttatccAATAAATGACACAGAAATAAGTTTTTACGTTTCTTTGAACAATCTAGATAACGAACTACAATTATCATTATTAATTCATGAGCTTAGTATACTTGATACTTTAAAAAGTTGTGTAAATCGTTATATTGGGGAATGGTTTGAAGTTGGAATTAATAATCCCCCGCATTATTTTAAACCCGTAGATATATCAGTATATCAAGAAATTGAAGATTTACTTCAATCAGTTCAATTCAATACCATGGAAGAATTAGTTACAGCCgaatcattttttagaaacgaatatatattaaaaacgaCATTTACTCCAAGAAAATTCAAGTCATATTACATTGAAAGATTGCAAGTTAAAAAAGGCAACCcggaatttatttttaaaaaaagcgaggaaa AGGTTGAAAATGACACAAAGTTATATGAAAAAgttcaattttttgatgaagatttttatcACACAGAAGATAAAACACCTCTGAAATTCAAGACAACCAAAGAAGctgaaaaaattgaaaaaatatatgatgaTTACTGTAAAAAGGGGCTTAAATTGGGAATAAACAGAGACAATATACCCAAAACAATTAATACTTTATTAGTTGAAgatgtaaaaaaacaaaatgaaCTCAAAAAACCAGATGAAAAAGTATTACAAGGCTACACTCCCAAcagtaaaattaatatcgataattatattttccaaCCCAATAACAAGGATGGCCTCAATGCTAAAGTTACAGAACAAGATATAAACTCCAATCTTgataatgaaaataaactacataacaataaaaacgaatatttaaataaagtttaa
- a CDS encoding putative SP-containing membrane protein, which yields MFFLFFYSITIFCSDYIFIHSISDTGLSVYVSLNSLDNEIQSSLLIHKLSRLDTLKSWMNRYIWKWFDIEISNPPYYFYPVDIPVYREVADLLESVRFNNNEELELAKLFFNNRYILKTTFTPEKGKPYYIERLQVKRGPVQFIFVGSDNSIFYDNKKIKKIKWENRKLEHTAGKVKDRSKIYQIGLFKHADFYRPRYKKLFFKPTKEAVSIKSIHNKPREKELNYSLCKNNVTKTREITRKNVKNQEEIKKLNVKIVKENNFKNKKSVDYHNNETNVETESKTTFLKQCLYSTDGNEFSSNKEISNEDIKDSSDDQNKLISAPPNAGDQDGNKALIVLLMILGIAIFIFYLAFK from the coding sequence atgttttttttgttcttttattcaattacaatattttgttctgattacatttttattcattCGATTAGTGATACAGGACTAAGTGTTTACGTATCTTTGAATAGTTTAGACAACGAAATACAATCATCATTATTAATTCATAAGCTAAGCAGATTAGACACTTTAAAAAGTTGGATGAATCGTTATATTTGGAAATGGTTCGATATAGAAATTAGTAATCCTCCATATTACTTTTACCCCGTAGATATTCCAGTATATCGCGAAGTCGCTGATTTACTTGAATCGGTTcgatttaataataacGAAGAGTTGGAATTGgctaaattattttttaataatagatatatattaaaaacaacatTTACTCCAGAAAAAGGCAAGCCATATTACATTGAAAGATTACAAGTTAAAAGAGGACCAGTGCAGTTTATTTTCGTAGGAAGTGACaatagtattttttatgataataaaaaaataaaaaaaattaaatgggAAAATCGCAAGCTTGAACACACTGCTGGAAAAGTTAAAGATAGATCAAAGATATATCAAATAGGCCTATTTAAACATGCTGATTTTTATCGCCCTAGGTACAagaaattgttttttaagcCAACTAAAGAAGCTGTTTCTATTAAATCAATACACAATAAACCCCGTGAAAAAGAGTTGAACTATTCTTTATGCAAAAATAATGTGACTAAAACAAGAGAGATTACACGGAAGAACgtaaaaaatcaagaagaaataaaaaaactgaatgttaaaattgtaaaagagaacaattttaaaaacaaaaaaagtgTTGATTATCACAATAATGAAACCAATGTTGAGACTGAATCAAAGACTACGTTTCTAAAACAATGTTTATATTCAACTGATGGCAATGAATTTAGTtctaataaagaaattagcAATGAGGATATAAAAGACTCGAGTGACgatcaaaataaattaatttctgCACCGCCCAACGCCGGAGATCAAGATGGAAATAAGGCTTTAATCGTCTTGTTAATGATCTTAGGGATTgccatatttattttttatctggCCTTTAAgtaa